The Conexivisphaera calida genome includes a region encoding these proteins:
- a CDS encoding nucleotidyltransferase family protein: MRVLIMAGGLGTRLRPVIGDSVPKPMVDVNGRPFLEWLLLLLRERGFREFVISVGYRREAIMGRLGDGSSLGVRIEYSVEEEPLGTGGALRRAMPLLRGEDFLLVNGDTYVDVEVRDLVEFHESRRALATIGLVEVSSPVKGGFVDLGADGMIRAFREGVGTGLMNAGIMVLGQGIRGFLPGAERFSLEADLLPSLAGRGLLSGVILRGRIIDIGTPEGYALAREVIGR, encoded by the coding sequence TTGAGGGTCCTGATAATGGCAGGGGGCCTTGGGACGAGGCTCAGGCCCGTGATAGGGGACTCGGTGCCGAAGCCGATGGTGGATGTGAACGGCAGGCCCTTCCTGGAGTGGCTCCTGCTCCTCCTGAGGGAGAGGGGCTTCCGGGAATTCGTGATCTCCGTCGGCTACAGGAGGGAGGCCATCATGGGGCGCCTGGGCGACGGCTCCTCCCTCGGGGTGAGGATAGAGTACTCGGTGGAGGAGGAGCCGCTGGGGACGGGAGGGGCGCTCAGGAGGGCGATGCCCCTCCTCCGCGGGGAGGACTTCCTGCTGGTGAACGGCGACACCTACGTGGACGTGGAGGTCCGGGACCTGGTGGAATTCCACGAGTCGAGGCGCGCGCTCGCGACGATCGGCCTGGTGGAGGTCAGCTCCCCCGTGAAGGGGGGGTTCGTGGACCTAGGGGCGGATGGAATGATAAGGGCATTCAGGGAGGGCGTGGGCACCGGGCTCATGAACGCGGGGATCATGGTCCTCGGGCAGGGGATCCGGGGCTTCCTCCCGGGCGCGGAGAGGTTCTCCCTCGAGGCGGACCTCCTTCCGTCGCTCGCGGGAAGGGGCCTCCTCAGCGGGGTGATCCTGAGGGGGAGGATAATCGACATAGGGACGCCGGAGGGGTACGCGCTGGCGAGGGAGGTGATAGGGAGGTGA
- a CDS encoding GHMP kinase, with amino-acid sequence MRFRARAPLRISFGGGGTDVPPYCWEEGGAVVNSTIDRYAYATFEPGGESVVLESSDMVLRREYPVHSADPRGSEDPGAGPGLQYDGELDLLKAAAKVAGAEGGGGFRLTTYSQAPPGSGMGGSSSLAVAIIGAIASARGKVDRMDVAMLAYRAEREELGQRGGYQDQLAAAHGGFNYMEFSRSGISVVPLRLERWVVLELEARSILLYTGRGRLSSRIHEDVDRRNREDPGAGSAYREELRRVAREMRSALERGDLGEFGELLREGWEAKRRMSPLVSDGLADRAYARAMELGAGGGKVLGAGGGGHLFLFAEPERRGGIIRELEGMGLVNVPFSFELEGGLATWRI; translated from the coding sequence GTGAGGTTCCGGGCCAGGGCCCCCCTGAGGATAAGCTTCGGGGGAGGGGGAACTGATGTGCCGCCGTACTGCTGGGAGGAGGGAGGGGCCGTGGTGAACTCGACGATAGACAGGTACGCGTACGCGACGTTCGAGCCGGGAGGCGAATCGGTGGTACTGGAGTCATCGGATATGGTACTGAGGAGAGAGTACCCTGTCCACTCGGCCGATCCCCGGGGGTCGGAGGATCCGGGGGCGGGTCCCGGGCTGCAATATGACGGTGAGCTGGACCTGCTGAAGGCGGCCGCTAAGGTCGCGGGGGCAGAGGGCGGGGGCGGGTTCCGCCTCACCACCTACAGCCAGGCTCCCCCAGGATCCGGGATGGGTGGGTCGTCGTCCCTCGCGGTGGCGATAATAGGCGCGATCGCCTCGGCCAGGGGGAAAGTGGACAGGATGGATGTCGCGATGCTCGCGTACAGGGCTGAGAGGGAGGAGCTGGGGCAGAGGGGCGGATACCAGGACCAGCTTGCCGCGGCCCACGGGGGGTTCAACTACATGGAGTTCTCTCGCTCGGGGATATCGGTTGTGCCCCTGAGGCTGGAGCGCTGGGTGGTCTTGGAGCTGGAGGCCAGATCGATACTCCTCTACACGGGGAGGGGGCGGCTCTCCTCCAGGATCCACGAGGACGTGGACAGGAGGAACAGGGAGGACCCGGGCGCTGGGAGCGCGTACAGGGAGGAGCTCAGGAGGGTCGCGAGGGAGATGAGGTCGGCGCTGGAGCGCGGGGATCTGGGGGAGTTCGGGGAGCTGCTGAGGGAGGGATGGGAGGCGAAGAGGAGGATGTCGCCCCTAGTGTCGGACGGGCTGGCTGACCGCGCGTACGCTAGGGCTATGGAGCTGGGGGCGGGGGGCGGGAAGGTCCTGGGCGCGGGGGGAGGTGGGCACCTGTTCCTTTTCGCGGAGCCGGAGAGGAGGGGAGGGATAATAAGGGAGCTCGAGGGAATGGGACTGGTGAACGTGCCCTTCTCGTTCGAGCTGGAGGGGGGACTGGCTACTTGGAGGATCTGA
- a CDS encoding D-sedoheptulose 7-phosphate isomerase codes for MARDPELLAAVARAGEMVVRSLRSGGKLVLFGNGGSAADAQHIACELVGRYMIEREALPAIALTTNTSCLTAIGNDYSFDEVFARQVRALVRPGDVAVGISTSGRSRNVILGMRAARELGAGTIGLTGAGGGELCSVSDVCIRVPSKLTPRIQEAHIAIGHIISEIVEVELFGGEAGGVP; via the coding sequence ATGGCGAGGGATCCAGAGCTGCTGGCGGCGGTGGCGAGGGCCGGGGAGATGGTGGTGAGGTCGCTGAGGTCCGGCGGGAAGCTGGTGCTCTTCGGGAACGGGGGGAGCGCGGCCGACGCACAGCACATAGCGTGTGAGCTCGTTGGGAGGTACATGATAGAGAGGGAGGCGCTCCCCGCGATCGCGCTCACCACTAACACCTCGTGCCTGACGGCTATAGGGAACGACTACTCGTTCGACGAGGTCTTCGCCAGGCAGGTGAGGGCGCTAGTGCGCCCCGGGGACGTAGCAGTGGGGATAAGCACGAGCGGGAGGTCCAGGAACGTGATACTGGGGATGAGGGCCGCGAGGGAGCTGGGGGCGGGGACGATAGGGCTCACGGGGGCGGGGGGAGGCGAGCTCTGCTCCGTCTCTGACGTGTGCATAAGGGTCCCCTCCAAGCTGACGCCCAGGATACAGGAGGCGCACATAGCGATAGGGCACATAATCTCGGAGATAGTGGAGGTGGAGCTCTTCGGTGGGGAGGCCGGCGGTGTTCCTTGA
- the gmhB gene encoding D-glycero-beta-D-manno-heptose 1,7-bisphosphate 7-phosphatase — MGRPAVFLDRDGVICYDVHYMRSPDQFVLMPGVAEGIRRLNGAGFLVVVATNQSGIRRGYFTEEDLARIHERMMEELGRRGARLDAIYYCPCLPEEDCECRKPRPGMLLRAAEELGIDLGRSYIVGDKELDVEAGRAAGCTTILVGNDPGIDADYVVEDFQWAVEAVFSDASRKGILGPGGKVIT; from the coding sequence GTGGGGAGGCCGGCGGTGTTCCTTGACAGGGACGGCGTGATATGCTACGACGTGCACTACATGAGGTCCCCGGACCAGTTCGTCCTGATGCCGGGGGTCGCGGAGGGGATAAGGAGGCTGAACGGGGCTGGCTTCCTGGTCGTCGTGGCGACCAACCAGTCGGGGATAAGGAGGGGGTACTTCACGGAGGAGGACCTCGCCAGGATCCATGAGAGGATGATGGAGGAGCTGGGGAGGAGGGGCGCAAGGCTGGACGCAATCTACTACTGCCCATGCCTCCCGGAGGAGGACTGCGAGTGCAGGAAGCCGAGGCCGGGGATGCTCCTGAGGGCCGCGGAGGAGCTGGGGATAGACCTCGGGAGGAGCTACATTGTGGGGGACAAGGAGCTGGACGTGGAGGCCGGGAGGGCGGCCGGGTGCACCACGATCCTGGTGGGGAACGACCCGGGGATCGATGCGGACTACGTCGTAGAGGACTTCCAGTGGGCCGTGGAGGCGGTATTCTCGGACGCGTCGAGGAAGGGTATTTTAGGCCCCGGGGGGAAGGTGATCACATGA
- a CDS encoding transaldolase family protein, producing the protein MRVFLDSGDLDEIREAVSWGIVDGVTTNPTLMREAVSRRNGVDLVGYVEEVLRAAGPGRPVSLEVMGTRAEDMVREGRILYERFNPVAGNVVIKVPVNTRGMEEGDAEGIRAIRELSSSGIPVNATLIMIPAQAALTAAAGARYVSPFLGRVDDYVRTALGMKFSKGDYLNVASLRTWLEGRVREGDRAAMDVNSGILGGIEVVRAARRIFDVQGLRSEIIAASIRNPRQAEEALEAGAHVITVPMEVLRGMLRHPKTEEGVRIFSEDARRANYGEIFGRK; encoded by the coding sequence ATGAGGGTGTTCCTGGACTCCGGCGACCTGGACGAGATCAGGGAGGCGGTGTCGTGGGGAATCGTCGACGGGGTGACGACGAACCCGACGCTGATGAGGGAGGCGGTCTCGAGGAGAAATGGTGTGGACCTCGTGGGCTACGTGGAGGAGGTCTTGAGGGCCGCCGGGCCCGGGAGGCCCGTGAGCCTGGAGGTGATGGGGACGAGGGCCGAGGACATGGTGAGGGAAGGGAGGATCCTCTACGAGAGGTTCAACCCCGTGGCGGGGAACGTTGTGATAAAGGTGCCGGTGAACACTAGGGGGATGGAGGAGGGTGACGCGGAGGGGATTAGGGCGATCAGGGAGCTGAGCTCCTCCGGGATACCGGTCAACGCGACGCTGATAATGATCCCGGCGCAGGCGGCTCTGACGGCCGCGGCCGGGGCCAGGTACGTAAGCCCGTTCCTAGGGAGGGTGGACGACTACGTGAGGACGGCCCTCGGGATGAAGTTCTCGAAGGGGGACTACCTGAACGTCGCGTCCCTGAGGACTTGGCTGGAGGGGAGGGTCCGGGAGGGAGACCGCGCGGCCATGGACGTGAACTCAGGGATCCTAGGGGGGATTGAGGTCGTCCGCGCGGCGAGGAGGATCTTCGACGTCCAGGGGCTGAGGTCCGAGATAATAGCCGCTAGCATAAGGAACCCGAGGCAGGCCGAGGAGGCCCTGGAGGCCGGAGCTCACGTGATCACCGTGCCCATGGAGGTGCTGAGGGGGATGCTGAGGCACCCGAAGACCGAGGAGGGCGTGAGGATATTCTCGGAGGACGCGAGGAGGGCGAACTACGGAGAGATATTCGGGAGAAAGTGA